Within Flavobacteriales bacterium, the genomic segment ATCAAAGCGGACAGTCAGATTAGTGAAAGTTCACAAATGTTTATTTTGTTATGCATATGGTACATCGAAGGAAATTTGACAAACAATTCAAACTTGAAGTTGTCCAAAGAAGTCTTGGAGGAATTACAGTGAAGGAGTTATCCGAAGAGCTTGGAATACACGTAGGTGTGATCAGCAGATGGCGAAAGGAATTTTTAGATTCGGGAGAGGATTTAAGTTTTCCTGGACATGGAGTTGAAGCGATGACGGAGGAGCAAAAGAAGATGGGAGTGTTCACTAAAGTGTGTCATTGGTTAAAAATCTATCTTCAAAATAGTCACATAAATCCCTGCGGACATTA encodes:
- a CDS encoding transposase — protein: MVHRRKFDKQFKLEVVQRSLGGITVKELSEELGIHVGVISRWRKEFLDSGEDLSFPGHGVEAMTEEQKKMGVFTKVCHWLKIYLQNSHINPCGH